In Phaseolus vulgaris cultivar G19833 chromosome 3, P. vulgaris v2.0, whole genome shotgun sequence, the sequence TACTGCTCATATGCTATATGATTTGTGATTCAAAAGTCTTTGCAACAATTTTCGACATGATACTATGAGTTGGGGCTTGTGATGGAGAATTTGACATTTAAATTAGCAGAATATGGGTGTCTATCCTATGGCCTTACTAGAAGTATATACAGACATTCTTTATGGAAGATATATTTGGCAACTAGTTAGTTTTTCTTTCCACTTATGTCTGTTTCCTAGTTCTTTAACAATTTTTCTTGGAGCATCTTTACAGATTATGTTAAGTGAGGGGATTTTCTTTTGGACATGGCTTTTGAACAGCTGCTCCTTTAAGTTTGTGTAAATGTGCTGCTTCTAGTTACTGTCTGTAGCatcctaaaatatttttgttgaatAGTCTCAATGCATATGAATCTGCAAATGGAGCTTCTAAATTGCACACATTACAGGTACATGGTGAACAAACCATCTGCATACAAGGTTTGTTCTCCCACCAAACTTGGATTTTAAGTTCTCATTTTCTTGTTGTGTGCGGAGTTGTATTTTATTTCCATGAAATTTTGGGTGATGGAATTGGTTTTGTTTTATATACAGAAAATATTGGAGTTTGAATGTAAAGATAAGATCGCTCGCATGGTTTTGAAATTGATTGAAATCATAGTTAATGCAAATAGGTAAGCTTAGTTTTTCACTTGCATTGTTTTATATGCCGTTATATTCGTATGGAGACGTTGAGATTATTTCAAGCCAACAAATGCAGGACAAattatgcaagaaaacaaatgaAAGCTGATAGTGGACAAATCAACAGCTTTCAATGCTTTTCAAGAAAACCTAAACTAAAATGAAAGAGAACTGTATTCTTCTACAGCatgcttaatttttttattaaatgaaatACGTATTCTTAATGTAAGTTACTTACTATTAAAGTAATATGTTTATGTCATTATTTGATCCAGAAATTTAATTCTAGCATAaaccataaataaaaaaaaacaacagaGGTTCAAGTATTCTAAAATccatttattgaatttttatttttatgaacaaTCCAAAGTTCATAGTTTGGGAGGACTTTGAATCATTTGGAACATTACAACAAATAAAAACTCAACCTTAACCTTCTCTTCTTCCCGGAAAATCCCTCTCATGTCCCGAATTATTCGCAAACAAATTTATTAACAACAATTAGTCTAACCGCCCCTTGCAAATTAAATTCCCCCATTAAAGTTGCAACTTGCTTTCCTCCTAAAACATGCACTGTTTGCGACTTTGTCTTGAATTAAAGCACAGAGCAATCGGTACGAATTTTGCCATTTCTTGCAGTCTTGACTCCAACACGACCCAGTTTTGTAATAGCAGCAATGAAGTTAGAGTTGAAAACGTTAGAATTTGAAGCAAAGGAATTAACGGTGTTCCTGGACCTCTGGTCAGTGAAGAGGATTTGGTCCGAGGTGAAGAGGCCCTTTCCTTGTTGGAGGTTTTGGTAATAAACATTGTCGAATTTTCGGGCAGTGGTTGGGTCCATGTCGATGGCAATCCTTGGGTCCACGTTCCTTGGGCACATTTGTTGCAGTTGGGTTGCGTATTGCTTGTTCAACGTTGGGTCCACTGGAGTTTGGCCATTGAAGTTGTATATTCTATTGGCGAACTTGCTGCAGTGGGAGAATCCAAGGGTGTGTGCACCTGCAAAATCACAATTAAGCACGTTGATTGAGGGTGGATAAAGTAAATCTGCAAGACAACTAAAACTATTAACTAATGAACAGTTTTTTATTCAGATTTCAGATCTCAACCACGTTTTGTTTTCTGGCTCTGCAACTtgcatgcatgcagctcacaAGCTTCAAGCTCGCTTCTCTATATCATTTCATTGAATGGTTTTTATTCACAAATAATTGTGTTTTATTATACTTAACACACTAATCTCTTACTTCTCCATTATTTATCTTTAAAGACTTGTTTGAGCTTTTATAGAGCAACATAATAAAAAACacctttaaaatatatttagctattgtattattttcaaaaataacatttttattttaaaaaaaatattaattaatgatCAAATCTATATCAAGGTCGTCATTTTTATGCCATCAatcatgttttttaattaaataacaacaaGTTAATATCTTTATTTAAAACTTTGTACTGAAGACTATTTAAGGATTTTCAGTTTTACTTATTTAAATCCATTTAAGAATTAACATTAAGTAAAATCATTTAAGTCTTAAAAAGCTATTAGGTAGTTTGGAACTTGTCACGATCTTTCCTAACTTTTACATTATAAATAGTTAAatgtcattattttttttctcataaattAAAACACAGGTGTACACATATAGACAGGTGTTTTCGGTCCCATATCAACCACTTAAGTTTCTCTACTTCAGCTTCTCTTTTTAAAGTTTCATAAACCAAACAATTTAAATGTGTAATAGCATCTccttcttttcaaaaactatCAATACATTTTACAAGATTATCAATATATAGTATTAACCGATGTGATATGTCTTTAGGTTTTTTAATTcatgaaaattaataaaattcaattaaatataaagtACTGATCAACTATGAACATGGAGACAAAGCATCTAATAAATTTCCCCCTTCACCcacctcttttgtttttttaagttttacatTAACCAAATGACCAATTTGGCTCGTGTGGATCATTATCACTTCATTTGACTGTAACATAATTGAGTACATACATTATCAACCACCCTAATAAGGTTATTATGTTAATGGGACCATTGTAGAAAAGAGTTGCAGGGTCATTACCTGAGAGAGCAATCATATCAGTTTGGGTGAGTCCGTTTGCAGCAAAAAGGGAGTTGAGCTGGTTCAAATTGAAAGTTGGCTGTGGAAGCCTTCCATTTACATCAGAAGCTCTTGAAACCAACCCATCAAACCTTCCCAATTCAACCTTATAGGAAGGTCCACCAGACTGCACCACacattaattcattttaataattaataaatgaatGAAAACAAACTATACATACTTGgattaaaacagttttatacCATGTGATCTAATTAAAAACTACAATTTGTGTTaggtataaaattattttatatgtacaCAGATTTTGGAGTGATTGAAGAACTAACCAGTACAATAACATCACGGGTAGCCAAGGCGAGGATATCAGCACACGAGACTTTGTTCCTGCACTGAGGGACAGCATCTACTGCAGCTTTTGCTTTGATCACTGTGTCAAATCCATCACCCGCCAATGAAAGATTGTCTGGGTGATCCTTCTCCGCTTGGTTATTTCCATTAGATGCCACCAAAACCGAGGCATCACAACCCTTTATGTAACACCCCaaacaacaaaattaataacAGCATTCATCACTTCAACAACAAATTGTTGTCTCTAGTCTCAAAAGTAACTTCTCAAAAAACTGATTTTCAACCTCAATGCCAAGATTTTTAGACTTTTCTCAACCTGACTACAATACTATAAATAAAGAAATCAGTGATCAAATTTAGCATTGGAAAATTACCCTCTTTTACTGATTCTTGGGATCATTAACTTGTAGAAAGTTTATATTTGAAGAAAATGTCATACTTTAGAAAAAGTTTTGTCTTAGTGCAGTAATTGGCATTATATGGGCAGGGAATTGATTGGTGGATTTACCTGGACAAAGCAATCGTGAAAGAAGAGACGAAGGGTGGCTGGAACAGTGACAAAGGTTTGCTGGAACTTATTGGTAACTGCCTGTCTAACTATGCTTTCAAGATTGGGGCATACATTGGCATAGTGGTTTGGACTAAGCTGGGCAGAGGTTGGATGAAGATTATAGAGGGACAGTGTTAATGAGAGCGACCACACAAGTATGAGATTTAGCCGACCCATTTACTATGTTTTGCAGAGGGAGATAGACAAAAGAGAATTACCAAGAGGTTTTTGTGACAAAGGTACTGAGTAAGGTGTTTAAGTGGGGATATATAAGAGCAACCGAGTTAAGCTAAGAGTGGGACATGGCTCACGAGGCAGCCAGTTGTCTTGGAATcttttcaaaacacaaattaagaaaacaaaattgtattatttattattattatattattgtttgAACAAACAATAACAATAGGCTCCGAAAGGGACACTGTTGAGAGGTTTGGTGTGTCTGTGTGTCTGTGGCCGCCTTGTTCCATTCAAATAACTGCTTGCTTGCTTGGGTTGCTTTGATCTTTGTCAAAGGAAGGGGTTCCAGAAAGGAGCTGGGGAAGGGATTATTTATGTCATGGGAATCCTCAACTCTTAATTTCTAAAAAGTTGTTGTCCACAACAAAGTTAGAGAGAGACAGAAAGGTGAAGGGGCTGCCAAAATATACAGCACGAGAAAGAAAGGTCAAGGTTACTACTTTACTTTCTATGGGCTCCCCTGCTGCAAATAAATAaagtttgcatttttttctgTTAGTTAGAGTTGTTCTGATAAAGTATATGTTCCTACATGTTCTTGAAAAACATGTGTAGGCTCATAGTTTTAACCAATTTTGAAGATTTTTAATTGATGGAGATTAAACTGATCCTTATTTTTGCATATCCAGACCAAACTTGATTGAATTAAACTAACTACTTCAACTTTACTATGTAACAAGTAATTTTTCATGACTGAGATCAGGTGCAGCTTTTTGTTTGAGAACTGCGTAGGATTTGTTTCCTGAAGAAACCTTATTTGGAAATACAGTGATGGGTTTGAAGTGAATTAATAAAATACTgattcataatatttatatttttacattataattttatttaatacataTATGATTTGACCTTGAAGTAGACAGTGGTCGATTCTGTACAGCAGGGCAGTAGATTACTTTATAAAGAATAATTGGGCATAAGATGAGGATTATCCTGGGAACATGTGGTGAGACAGAAGACATTCACCCTTTTCAGTACAAAAACAATGTATGCTTTATCCAGGATTGGATCCCTGATTATTAGAGTTTATTTaatgaaactaaaaaatataataatcttTTCATGATAATAAAATAGTTCTACCATgtttattttatctattataTTATCTCCATATATATGtgtcaattatttttaattttgtacttttatttttacaatagATATATGTTGATAATAAGATATGACCCTTAATTACAAAAGGCATGTActttaatattgattatttaaatatgatttttcccagtaaaaaaaagtttattcatCTGATAATACACAGGCAACAATTAATTGTAACCAttcttttatttcattctcTAGCTTCTGTTGTATTAATTTTCTACATGATCTCTGCATTTAAGAAATTAAATGTTTGCCTATTTCTGCATATCATATGAATTTCTTTCAGTTAACATTTGCAGTTCATTAAAAGTTTGAAATAGTGTAGAGTCATGCCTGATTAAGAAAAAACTTATGTTTAAAACTTGGAAAAGACTTGTGCAGTAATACTTTGGTCTGAAGTTATCACAGTTGTACTCTCAAGTGTAGTCTAACAAAAGAGGAATTATCCTGCACCTGTTATATACTCACCCAAATGTCTGACTCTATTAGAAACTGTTAATTTTCTGTGACTATTTCTCACTGTACTTTGTTtcgtttgtgtttttttaatgtaattttctTTTGGGGTGTCTTATCCTCTAACtctagttttattttctttcttattgAGATGCCCTTTTATACCATAAAGTAATGTCTCTAGGCAACTATTAATGGGCCAAAGTGTAGATACAAACATTTATCAACAGAcaataatgtaattttatttatttttaaatagtttaccTAACGAGATCAATGTTATTATTAAACAACTTGTCAgcgattttataaaaaatatcatgGCTCGTGCTTTGAACAAAAAATCATGATTCGCATAGTAACTTTCATCAATGGCGTGCTCTAAACATTGCACATGCCTACAGAAGCCACCAACCGAAAACAAGAACCATCGTCTCACCCTTAAGGTTGtcatgaaataaaaaagaaaagaaaaagtcaaGATGCAAGTATGATTAACAtggaaacaaatttaattttgtcatgtagtacattatttattaattttctcacttattaaataaaaaaaaattgtttgaatcTCAAGTTTTACTCAATAAGAGTGTGTTTAGAAACTTACACTAAAGGAAATACAACACTAGTTTCCAAAAATAAGGAATTACAGAAGTATACCAACAATTAATGATTAGGGTATTGGGGATAAGAGTGAGTCTAAAAAGAAAGAAGTATTCAAATAAGGTACACACCCTCATGTAGAACTCCCTTCAATAATTGTCTGCTCATGCACGTAATCTCATTCTTCACTTTATCTTTGACTTTTCCACCtcattttctctcttcttctttgttGCTTCACCTCATTTTGATTCCCTCATTTGGTGCAAGTTCTTATCCAAATTTCCTTGTGGGACATCTTAATATTGAACATCCTTTTCTTGATGCTTTTTTCTCTAGTGCTTTAAACCTTTTTCACCCTATTTGTtgatttataattataacaacAAAATAGTTCaagaaataacaaaagaaattaaaacaatCCAAATAGTAATTCTTACACAAACCTAGCATATTGCTTTTGCACAACTAGTATAATAGAAAATTTACAACTTTGTATTTATGTCCACAAAACAATCACTCTTAATCGTACTTTGCTAAATGTGGTTAATGTCATAATTATACTGAactaaacatatattttatgaaaCAATATTTGTAATCATCACAGGACATTATCTAATGGATAAAGtatatgaaataataaaataatgaaaatcatctaaatgtatatataattaCAATTTATTGGACCTAATTTAGTATAGAACtcaaataatttttgaaaaatataccaaattattttttcataaattaagaaaaataatagatTAAGAATAGGATGTTTGAGTGCTTAATTTTGTTCAattaaattaagtaaaatataaaagtaagttcacttaagaaaaaaaaaagtattaacgACTCTTTTATGTTATACAGTGTAAATAATGTTTTATATCTATAGATATACTTATTTGTTCAAATATGTTCTCTGTCATAAAAAAATAGGAGAAATGTCTACAACTCATATATATCTATCTTGTAAACAAAGCTTACTTATCTTTAATTATAAAAGATGACTGAAAGTAAATCAtcttacaataaaaaaaaaaatagtttcttgAGAAGTCTGAGTCTAGAAAAGttattttctttcacttttttttatattgagaaATATCTCATTTTGGTTAAATCATTCTCTTTCATATTCTAATCTCTCTATATAAAGAGTACCACACAGCAATAAGGGATAAAAAGATTGACAATTTGtgaatccaaaaaaaaaaatcaagtggGTATAATTAAAAGTGTGGGACATGCCACTTAGTTTATTGCTTTTGTTCAACTTTTTggtatataaaaattaatgatgCACAGACTATTTTGGAATGCTTGATGCGCCATGCCCACCAATTACCTTGGGTTTCTCTCTATGTTTAATTTacgtttttttattaatgtggTTGTTGTTACTTTTATTCAGTTTGTagcttttcaaaatatttatgttttaaaaaattctaaaaaagcATTTAGTGATTGTTATTTCAGGTATATTTTCCGCTTGGTTTATTAAGATTTTGTTTTGAGGTGTGATGATTTCATAAAGATTTTTTTAGCAaagcaaagaaaataaaataatgaattaacCAATATATTAAGTGATGTCtcaatttttaaacaaaagtAGATAAAGTTCTTATAGTCAATGTACAatgtattttcttaaaaaaaactcattattTGAACTTCAAAAGTAATAACACAACAATATCTTTCTATTCTTATACTCCCTAGTTAACTCTTAACCTATCACATATATAGGACAATTTGTTTTGTTGTCTAATAAGATGAATATATTCTATATTGCAGAGTAGTTTCATGTTTATCTAATTTTGTTCCACTATCATTCCATTGTCAAACTGATATTTGAACATATACCTATAAAGGATGTGACATGTATTTATGTAAGTCTCCTCTTCTTTCATACTCAATTTCCTACAAAATTATATCAAAAAAACTTTCTCAACTTTGACCAAGAAATTAACACTATACTAAAGTACAGAAAAAACGCAAATGATATAGTTTATTGAAAAACAACGCAcagaaaatttttaaaaaaatgcatccaaaaaataaaaatacaggTAATTTTGTACAAAACACCATGATATACATAaaagctgataaaaaaaataaaacataaaaggtTCAATGATAATATTCTTTTGGATTCAGTTTAGTTATTGTGAAAACTTtagcaatttttttttcctacgTTGAAAcactatatttatatttcttatgGCAGTTGATGGAATATAATAAATGAAGATCTTTGTAATAACTTTCCTTTATGGAAATATAAGGAAAAGTAGTGGATGGAAAAACCAAAGACTGTAATATTGTGTGCCGTTGAAATGAGGAtttgaaaactaattttttaaagaCATGATAACGAGATATCACATAAGTTGTGAGAGCACCTGTGTAAAATGCTCATAAATTGAAGAATACATAGTCAATATAtagtatattaatatatatatatatatatatattttaagaagaAATTAATGATTTGATTGGTATTTgggatgtttttattttttctatcatTCAAAAGAAGTAGAAGTAAAGTATCTTttaatgaatatatttaaaCTACAACAATAATCGAGTAAATGTATAAAACATGTTATTCATAAATTTACAAATGATGTACCTAAAATAAGAATATGatccataaaaataaaaattgtaattattatcgtcattatgtaaaattattatacattGATATTAATTAACTTAACCAATGCGAGTAATTGATCATTCTTCTAAGTgttccatttttttaaaaatttcgtTTCCTACAAAAGAATATCAATTATgaataaattacaaaaaaatcaaagtaaaatattaataaaaataaaatggaaaattCAGAATTGTATAATAGCAATGGAAAAAATAAGTCTAAAACACCAACATACCAATCTCTCTGTCCACATCTAACAACGGTTAAGTAActatagataaaataaatttttaaaactaaaaaactattttattaacaactgaatttaaaaaatgacaaaataaccaaaataaattaataaaacaaaatgttaataaagataaaatagaaacaaaattgTGTACACCAAAAACAATGAAAAATccctttttatatataagtatatagATTGTTatagattataaattataataataattattattattattaatattataaaaaagtatataaatgaaaatacaatttttttttgtgttacaCCAAACCTAAATgaaagtttgaaaaaaattactctaagaaaaatataaataaatttaatcaaaaACAATTGTAACGTTATATTTGACATTTTGTTACTTAGAAAACTATCATTAATTAACAACACagaattatgttttaaaacaatGAAAGGAaaccaaataaaatattaacaagaattgaaataaaaattattataccttgacttagaacatttaaatcacgttgtttttgtttttaatttttaaataatttaataaaaaatattcgcTATTAAAAAAAGGATGCAAAAACTGTaaaaccatttaaaaaatatgtagtTATCTTTTGTTTTAAAGTAATAgcctttttagtttttattttatttttggtagTTGAAAAGGAGCATGAGATTGAAAAGGAGAATTTGTTTGATAGAAAAAAACGGATACTTTAATAGTGTTATTcgcatttaaatttaaatatttgtatattttattatatttcttaaatttataatttgacTGTAATTTAAGTcctttattataaaattttatttctctttctatcttgttatttttatctaaattttaCAGTTAACTACTGAAACaagttaatttaatttcattacaAATATAAGTATTAGTTTAGGAGAAAACAAGCTTATGCCAATTTAAGATAATTTACACGGTTCTTAGATTAAAAAACAGCgtttataataaatttgttaatttttattataattattttaaagtaactgtaacaataatttataattaaataatattagtttaaattacaatttttatatattgtcaatgcatataataatattaaattggtAACGTATAAAGGCACTCACACCAGCAACGGTTATatttaagaagaagaagacaagttcaaaaacaaaaacaagaagTTATCTGTTATTTTATTACATCAAAGAGAAAAGACAACTATTTTAAgccaaaaatgaaaattaatatacttttaaaattattgtattgttttatatatatttgatacCTGGCATGAGAAGGACTTATTAAACAAATCTGTATTAATGCTATAAGTTCAACCAAGACtgttattttattaagaaaaaaattgctaattcaatatatataaagaaaatgtgAAATACTATATTTACAAGCTTAAgtcaataatataaaaaaaaaacctgttATATAACGAGCTTAAgtcaataatataaaaaaacctGTTATATAACGGGCTTAAGTCAATAAGtaatatattgttttataattataaaattattagtaatGAGATGAGTTTACAATAAtggattattttttatatataataatagtaatagtaaattattatttaattaaaatactataatttattaaattttattctcTAAATTATGTGTGCTAATttataacatatatataaagttaCATCGATATgttaacataataataaaatgcatTGAAGTACATATTTTGAATATGTGAAAAATTATAGAACACTATTTTTCATAAGATTAAATTATCGCACTaatgtagaaaaaaatatttacaacaagtttattatattaatttttgaatAACAACACTTCAATGAAATGCgattatatttttgtataaataaaaaaaactacataTTATATTTAGTTGTTAGGTTAACTTGTGTATTCAGaacaataaaattatgaaataaaaaccaatttttaaagatcaaaataattagttgcaatagtaactaaattatagatcattttagaaactaaaaaaaatagtttatattattgttaaatagtttataaattggtatctaattagcaaccatgattttaactaccaattatttagtttctaaatttggtctctaaaactttggttgctaattaaataccaatttagaaactatttaacaataatataaactaatttagaaaccaaaattttgtttagtttctaaaatggtatctaatttatttactattgcaactaattattttggtctttaaaaattggtttttatttcatgattttcttgtagtgagtgTTATATATCTTATATCATGTATATATTACATCAATTTATCCTATAATATTGAAATAGtatttacataattaattttgtagTTAGTATTTTAGAACttcaaattttagaaattaatcgATCACACTAcaatgaaatagaaattaattttaaacacaaaaaatatttaattgttatagtaactaaattagaaactattttagatactaaattttttttatttttaaatgagtttttattattgttaaatagtttttaaatttgtatctaattagctaccaaagttttaattaccaattatttagattctaaatttagtagcaatttaaaaattatttaacaataataaaaattaatt encodes:
- the LOC137808237 gene encoding peroxidase 73-like, which codes for MGRLNLILVWSLSLTLSLYNLHPTSAQLSPNHYANVCPNLESIVRQAVTNKFQQTFVTVPATLRLFFHDCFVQGCDASVLVASNGNNQAEKDHPDNLSLAGDGFDTVIKAKAAVDAVPQCRNKVSCADILALATRDVIVLSGGPSYKVELGRFDGLVSRASDVNGRLPQPTFNLNQLNSLFAANGLTQTDMIALSGAHTLGFSHCSKFANRIYNFNGQTPVDPTLNKQYATQLQQMCPRNVDPRIAIDMDPTTARKFDNVYYQNLQQGKGLFTSDQILFTDQRSRNTVNSFASNSNVFNSNFIAAITKLGRVGVKTARNGKIRTDCSVL